A portion of the Stigmatella aurantiaca DW4/3-1 genome contains these proteins:
- a CDS encoding patatin-like phospholipase family protein encodes MMELEGAAAREPMDTGLPPLRHTALDAWLRAHGYLIDRVFPAKSFPPGASIRRDGPAASGPRALIVLSGEVVVTQVLPGSVDPYKSLYAGDVWVHSAGPDAAQDEGGFPVHLLAETACQLRLLAPEELAALPELAQLLAGYGEFQQKKHLFFEALRKTEQFRNVRARQLVDLIDLAEVRTYKRGERVCHPQKEEGRGGYMVLQGELAEFRRLVAPREYPAERVIERPLYVGNLFGDLLMPPQDGSEPCRVEVRSESASVAFVSHAVSQRLDQRVPLFKRLRGPAPSQKRMAQEASDEDVLLPEIVLFRSSLGAAAREWGIDPLRTMVDAVAEGIRTEYGDAILVVDVVPGPEARMTPCPPLMDAQGQWVTHHRVQAPSGAAVTGVLRTLALEVPSWDYLFVRVAPSLWEDLSLPEDGEHGFVSTRRGGLVWKLVQLSAAEKVRLPVGFEPASTLFTVLLGPSPRRVTQADPVGTVRLRLEPRRLAHWGRFATLSSREQDSLLRWGRAITGRLVGVALGGGGAWGLAGLVVLQGMVERKIPIDLVSGTSFGALVASFYCGRGAEGLEVLRKQVPLLSWVVRASFISSEAIAWYVDRMTGGIYLEELEVPCLPVATNISNAQVHISRWGSLGSGVRASGALAGVFSPAFSDGCRLVDGGFIANVPAAILKTWGASLIVAVNGVAKPPVRRGSKPLFPTRVGWFLHGLNPIERVIDVMRSMIIVFHTSGQQSAQVADVIFNSPFVNYSPGDYAHSQEIMDQARDAARPVLERIQKKWDEMRLPRRERESAPSQSPQETPDADHNSAAG; translated from the coding sequence ATGATGGAGCTCGAAGGGGCGGCAGCCCGGGAGCCGATGGACACAGGGCTGCCTCCCTTGCGCCACACAGCCTTGGATGCATGGTTGCGCGCCCACGGGTATCTCATCGATAGGGTGTTTCCGGCGAAAAGCTTCCCGCCGGGAGCGTCCATCCGGAGGGATGGCCCCGCTGCCAGCGGGCCCCGGGCCCTGATTGTCTTGTCTGGGGAGGTGGTCGTGACCCAGGTTCTGCCGGGGAGCGTGGATCCCTACAAATCCCTCTATGCGGGGGACGTCTGGGTCCATTCGGCGGGCCCGGACGCGGCCCAGGACGAAGGCGGGTTTCCCGTTCACCTTTTGGCCGAGACGGCCTGCCAGCTCCGCCTGTTGGCCCCGGAGGAGCTCGCGGCGCTGCCCGAGCTGGCACAGCTGCTCGCGGGCTACGGCGAGTTTCAGCAGAAGAAGCACCTGTTCTTCGAGGCGCTCCGCAAGACCGAGCAGTTTCGGAACGTTCGTGCCCGGCAGTTGGTGGACCTCATTGATCTGGCCGAAGTGCGCACCTACAAGCGCGGCGAGCGCGTGTGCCACCCGCAGAAGGAGGAGGGCAGGGGGGGGTACATGGTGCTCCAGGGGGAGCTGGCCGAGTTCCGTCGGCTGGTGGCCCCGCGGGAGTACCCCGCGGAGAGAGTCATCGAGCGCCCCCTCTATGTCGGCAACCTGTTCGGCGACTTGCTGATGCCTCCTCAGGACGGAAGCGAGCCTTGCCGGGTGGAAGTCCGATCGGAGAGCGCGAGCGTGGCCTTTGTCTCGCATGCGGTCAGCCAGCGGCTGGACCAGCGGGTTCCCCTCTTCAAGCGGCTCCGGGGCCCCGCGCCATCCCAGAAGCGCATGGCCCAGGAGGCGTCAGACGAAGATGTGCTTCTGCCCGAGATCGTTCTCTTTCGGAGCAGTCTCGGCGCAGCGGCCCGTGAGTGGGGCATCGATCCACTCCGGACCATGGTGGATGCGGTGGCGGAGGGCATTCGCACGGAGTACGGAGACGCCATCTTGGTGGTGGATGTCGTGCCGGGCCCCGAGGCACGGATGACCCCCTGCCCGCCCCTCATGGATGCCCAGGGCCAGTGGGTGACCCATCACCGCGTCCAGGCACCCAGTGGGGCGGCTGTCACCGGTGTGCTTCGGACCCTGGCCCTCGAGGTGCCTTCCTGGGACTACCTCTTTGTTCGGGTGGCCCCCTCGCTGTGGGAGGACCTTTCCCTTCCCGAGGATGGGGAGCATGGGTTTGTGTCGACCCGCCGGGGTGGGCTCGTCTGGAAGTTGGTCCAGCTCAGCGCGGCGGAAAAGGTGCGGCTGCCTGTCGGCTTCGAGCCTGCCTCCACCCTCTTCACGGTGCTGCTGGGGCCCTCGCCCCGGCGCGTCACCCAGGCCGACCCGGTGGGAACCGTGCGGCTTCGGCTGGAGCCTCGCCGCCTCGCGCATTGGGGGCGGTTTGCGACATTGTCCTCTCGGGAGCAGGACAGCTTGCTGCGGTGGGGGCGGGCCATCACGGGACGGCTTGTCGGGGTGGCGCTGGGAGGAGGGGGGGCCTGGGGGCTCGCCGGATTGGTGGTGCTTCAGGGCATGGTGGAGCGGAAGATCCCCATCGATCTCGTCAGTGGCACGAGCTTTGGCGCCCTGGTGGCTTCCTTTTATTGCGGCCGGGGGGCCGAAGGGCTGGAGGTGCTGCGGAAGCAGGTCCCCTTGCTGTCCTGGGTGGTGCGGGCCAGCTTCATCAGCTCCGAGGCGATTGCTTGGTACGTCGATCGCATGACGGGAGGCATCTACCTGGAGGAACTGGAAGTGCCTTGCCTTCCCGTCGCCACGAACATCTCGAACGCTCAGGTGCACATCTCGCGGTGGGGAAGCCTGGGCTCGGGCGTCCGCGCCAGCGGCGCTTTGGCGGGGGTCTTCTCTCCAGCCTTCTCGGACGGATGTCGGCTGGTGGACGGGGGCTTCATCGCCAACGTTCCGGCGGCCATCTTGAAGACGTGGGGCGCCAGCTTGATCGTCGCCGTCAATGGGGTGGCGAAGCCTCCGGTCCGCCGGGGCTCGAAGCCCTTGTTCCCTACCCGGGTGGGGTGGTTCCTGCATGGGCTCAACCCCATCGAGCGGGTCATTGATGTCATGCGCTCGATGATCATCGTCTTTCATACCTCGGGACAGCAGTCCGCCCAGGTGGCCGATGTCATCTTCAACAGTCCCTTCGTGAACTACTCACCCGGGGACTATGCCCACTCCCAGGAGATCATGGACCAGGCGCGGGATGCCGCGCGGCCCGTGCTCGAAAGGATCCAGAAGAAATGGGATGAGATGCGTTTGCCCCGAAGAGAGCGGGAATCCGCTCCCTCACAATCCCCTCAGGAGACACCGGATGCCGACCACAACAGTGCAGCGGGCTGA